AGCCAATTGACAAGAGGTGGACTCTCTTCTGAGTTATCAATACAAGGTTCAAGAaagttgtattaaaaataaaagaatgaaaaaatatagaagaatggttaacataaaaacaaaaatcggTATCATTTTTTTCAGGTTAACATTTAATAGAGATTACTGTTTATAACTGactggaaaaggaaagggggctacagaggatgattgttggatggcatcaccgactcaatggacatgagtttcgacagactctgggagatagtgaaggacagggaggcttggcatgctgcagtccatggggttgcaaagagtcagacatgactaagtaactgaACATCATTGTTTATAAATTTGACCTATGACATGCAAATTAACAATTCCTGTATAAgacactctggagaaggaaatggcaatccactccagtattcttgcctggagaattccatggacagaggagcctggcgggctacagttcaatggggttgcaaaagagtgggacacaactgagtgactaacacacacacacaaagacactaCTGCACAGCCCACTGGCAGTGCCCGCCAGGCCTGCTCTAGGACATGACTTCTCCTGCTTCTGTTCTTCACTTACTCCATATCCTGTGCTTGAGGAGAGCATGTGAAATGCTGCTCTGATACTCCAGTGAGTGTTTGTCTTTATACTGGTGCCCTTGCCTACTGCATATATCGCTTACATCAGCAATCAAACGGGCTCTGCAGGGCTGGAAAAACCATGCGTTCAGGAGGCCTGTGCAGTTGGTAACAGACCAGTTACATGCCTTATGAAGGTAGTCGGGAGACAGATCTGTAGGTTTGCTTCTCCACACTCTGATACTGTGAGCTAATGGGAATAAGGTCTAGGGGGTCTTAGTGtgctaatgggcttcccaggtggctcagtgggtaaagaaactgcctacaatgcaggggaccccagagACATtggttcgattccttggttgggaagatcccctggaggagggcatggcaacccactccagtattcttgtctggagaatcacatggacagaggagcctggctggctacagtccataggttgcaaagagttggacacgactgaagtgactgagcacagcatattgcttttaaatgttaaaaaagtactataaaataaatgatagttttctcacaaactttaaaataaacaaaggaaatcattgaACATGTGTATATTAACTTTATAAAACAACAGTAAAATAGATTTGATAATTTTGGAATTAAGTAAGATTAAAGACTCATAATTTTGGTATGTAATAAATGCTATTGGCAGTTGAATGTAGATATTTACACATGTATGTACATTATAtctagacttcattaaaattgctGGGATTTCCAATTACAAAAGATTGagtaagactttaaaaaatagagcaCGCTCAATTATCCAGAGAtaaagaccttttaaaaaaataagctattAGTATTTAAAGtcagaatattttgaaattatttgagtGAAAACAGctgataaaaataagttttaattatttaaatacttaatGTTGGCCATTAGAAACGgataatatatttccttttaggGTTAATTAATACCCAACACTTAAGAGGTCCCCAAAATATTCACAAATGTTGAGATAAATATTTGAATGCCACTGAGAACAGACTCATAGAACAACAAGCACATTAGCAAACAGTGTTTTCCTTGCCATACAGGCAAAGCAGAACTGAGAGATACGCGTGTCCTTGATAATGAGCACAAAGGGGCTGAATGCTGGAAAACATGTGGCCAAAAGGACAGAGGTGTTCACCATCCACTGCCCTGGGTTTGCAACTAGAGTCATCCAAATTGTCAAAATGATGTAGACTGTATAGAATGTAACAAAGGAGCTTACCAGGACCAGGACAGTGCGTGTGGCTCTGCCCTCACAGGAAGGTCTGGGGGAGACTCGGTGGCTGCAAATGCGTTGGATTCGCCGTTTGTGTCTGCCCAGGAAAAGAACTATAGAGCTACTGGCCCAGACCATAAAACCTAAACTCAGAATATCAAGGAAAAAGTACATGACTGTGTATAGTGAGCCCAGAGAACCCTCTGTCATATACCAAGAACAGTACCCGTAATTATTTCTCGTACTGAAGTTCTTCTCATTCAGTGGACCCTTTACTATGATAAGAATACAAGAATTTATCAAGATATGCCCAAtccagcagaggaaacagcagaagGCAATGAATCTTAGAGCTCTCATCTGGAGTTCCATCCACCTCCAGATACTGGGCTTGAGCTTAAGGGCCTGGAAGCCATTGAAGAGGCAGGTGGTGCTAAAGGAAACTCCCGTGGCTACTCTGTGGAAATAGAAGACAAGTTTACATCCAGTGTCATCCAGGAAATACCTCCATCCGAAAGCTGCCAGTGTCTGTGGTATGCCTTTAGAGAAAAGAACTGTGGCATTGGCGATGACCAGTTGCATGAGGATTGGGTCTATGGGCCTCAAATTATGTCCAGTGAGCAAAGTGAAGTTataaagacaaaagagggagaTGTTTCCCATGAGGCCAATTCCTGTCTGAATGAGGAATATAGTCCCCATTTCCAAGCTGGCAGAAAACATCACATCAGTGCCTAGAGGGCGCTGGTTTTACTGAAGTTAGAGGAATGAAGAgtgaaaaggatgaaaagaagtgTGTCATAATCACCATGTCCCTCAATTTTCAATATTAAGCCTGCATCTCATATAATCTCACGTTAAGTGGGCACTTAGAATTTTTGCTCATGTGTGCAAAGGCAATGGAAATGAAGACTACGATCATGAAGTCATCTGCTGATGAGTGGAAGTGGCCAAACGCACAACAGGAAACTCTGAGGCTGCAGAGATGTGTGAGGGAGTTATCTGCGCACTGATACAGATCTTCCGCCACAATACACTCTGAGAAGAAAAATGTAAGATATAAAACACGTGtatgtttccaattttttctttttaagaaagtaGAGGAATATGAATCGAGGCAAAGATTTCACAGGATAGAAGGATAAACTAGGCTTCATGAAGTAGttttacacatataaatatgtcaCATAATTGTTgaaaaatattaatcaaaattaGATATCaagattcaaataaaaatttttcccTGGTTGTCCATCAACATGATGTTCTATGTGTACTTGTAAAAAACATCAGAAGTTACACAGAggcatatatgaaaataaaagtatctaTAAGGTATATTAAACATTTGTGCATACTCACATTTTGCCAGTTATTTGGCATTAATTATTAGAAACACATGCAAAGTGTATTAATATAATTGGCAAATAAGACTTTCATCATAAGgcaaaagaatatacaaatattttaaatgaaaactcaaaattctacacattttcaaagaaataaggcATGTATTAATAGTACATAATTTTAAGACATGTTccaaccacccccctccccaactgAGTCTGTCTAGACACTGAACAAGTCTATGGTTAGCAAATGTAAGCttttgaatggataaacaaggtcctactgtatagcaaaaagaactatattcagtatcctatgataaatcataatggaaaagaataaataaataaatatatatatttgcagtACAGCAGTGattagcattgtaaatcaactatacttcaactttaaaaaagtcTATGGTAACAACCATCTAAAATACCAAGATTATGATATCTAAAGCCGTTTCTTGCTAATAGTGAAATATCTTGGAGATACATAATGCTTCTGGTGTGGGGCAGAAAACACCCAACCTGTCCCTATAACGTCTTGTCAAACACAATAGTTAGCCATATGTTTCTTTAAATCATTGTCCCTGACACTGGAGATGAAATGAACCTTACTTTTCTCTAAATAAAAGTTAACTTTCATCCAAGAACAGAACTTTAAAGGCATATTAAGACAGATTGCATTTAACCCAACATACTCTCTCCCCCgaccccaaaacaaaacacagacacCAGATGTCAGCTCAGCTGCTGGGAGCTCATCTCTATCTTATTTTTGGCCGTTTGCCTGTAGCATGAAACCTTGACAGTGAAAACTGTGTTGAgtcagagacaaaggagaaagagagatgtCAGGCGGTCTCAACACAGGTGAATGAGGGTAGCACTATGCTGAGGGTATCCTGAAAAAACCCTGTCCtgcctgctgtatagcacagggaactcagtgttCTGTAATAAATGAAATGGGGAAGAATGTGAAAagtctatgtatatgtataaccgaatcactttgccgtacacttgaaactaacacactgtaaattaactatacttcaatatgaaataaaaacatttaaaaatctgtccTGAGTGTGTATGCATTACGGGTGTGTGTATACTTTTATATTCCAACCCcctgaaacagaattttttttccatatggacGACTGAATTTTCTAATGAAGCTGGTCTCAAAATCTGACACTTACCTGAAACACATTGCTACTTACCTGACTGGTATTTCCCATCAGCACAGTAGGTGCCTGGGCAGCAGCTGTGCAGGTGTGAAAAGGGGCATCTCAACTCTGAAATAAGGCTTTGTGTTTCTATGACCTCATCTCCTTGTTGGGAAGTGATTATCATGCCACCTGTAATAGCGGTGACAAGGTCTGCAAAGGGAATGGTGAGTCTCTGTGAAAACCATCTGTGAAGTGTGCACATAAGCAAAGCGATTAAGGTGAGAGAGGCATCTAACAGAAATGGCAGAAACAGAGGAGTGAAACCACTTGTTCAAAATGAACAATAATCCCAGTGGAAGTTAAATGGAGGACATCAAGGTCCCGTAAGTGGGAGAAGTTGTACACATGGCTGTGTGAAATTTGTAGTCCCTGTTTTAGTCTTGTCTTCAAAATACAATTGTTGTTTTTATGCCTGAGACTCTAGGGTAGTCAAAATGAAGGGAAGACAGAGAGTGGTTCTAACAGACAGGAATATTACAGAGACACCGAGTGCTTCAAGAAACATTCATTCTATAGCTTATGTGGGTCACACCCATTCCTGGGGTGCAGAGGATAGGTCAGCACACAAACCATTACAATGATTTTGCCACCTTGAAATTTTTATCCTGGTTGAGGGAAACAGACCATAAGTGAGGCACTCAAGTTATTACGCTGTACATTATTATATGCTGATGGGTTgtatgcaaaagagaaaaggacaggAGCATAGTAAAACACAAGAATAGGCGTGGGTCACAAAACTGAAACGGATGTTTGTAGTAGGACTCAGACTGATGATGCTATTTTAGAAAATGCTTTAGTAATGGAAGTCAACccgaaatattcattggaatgactgatgctgaaattgaagctccaatactttggccacctgatgtgaagagccaactcactggaaaagaccctgatgctgggaaagattgaaggcaggaggagaaggtggtgacagaggatgagagggttggatggcatcaccgactcaatggacatgagtttgagtaaactccgggagatggtgaaggacaggggggcctggcgtgctgcagtccacggggtcgcaaagagttggacacagatgAGTGACAGAGCAAGATGAGAAAAAACAGGGTAGCTTCTTCCTTTGCCGTTCTCTCTCTGTACATATGTGCAtgtactcagtcgcttcagtcatgcccaactctgcaaccctatggactgtagcctgccaggcttctctgtccatgggattctccaggcaagaatactggagcagcttgccatgctctcctccaggggatattcccgacccagggatggaatctgcatctcctgcattgcagctagattctttacctactgctGAACCACTGGCGAACCCTCTATGTGACACAGGGATAATTCTTTCATCCCTGAACTTgggtgaaatattttaataatggaCCTTTATTTTTGATGTCTGTGGTAGGGTTTTGTTCTTAATACTTTTTAGAAGTTTAAGGAAGTTTCCTTCTAATtctagtttgttttaaaaatttcaagaaaggTTGAAATTGCATAAGTATTTAATTCACTTAGGTTGATTATATAAAAGATCTCATTTCTTACTAAGCAGTGA
The nucleotide sequence above comes from Bos indicus x Bos taurus breed Angus x Brahman F1 hybrid chromosome 18, Bos_hybrid_MaternalHap_v2.0, whole genome shotgun sequence. Encoded proteins:
- the LOC113875922 gene encoding vomeronasal type-1 receptor 1, producing the protein MFSASLEMGTIFLIQTGIGLMGNISLFCLYNFTLLTGHNLRPIDPILMQLVIANATVLFSKGIPQTLAAFGWRYFLDDTGCKLVFYFHRVATGVSFSTTCLFNGFQALKLKPSIWRWMELQMRALRFIAFCCFLCWIGHILINSCILIIVKGPLNEKNFSTRNNYGYCSWYMTEGSLGSLYTVMYFFLDILSLGFMVWASSSIVLFLGRHKRRIQRICSHRVSPRPSCEGRATRTVLVLVSSFVTFYTVYIILTIWMTLVANPGQWMVNTSVLLATCFPAFSPFVLIIKDTRISQFCFACMARKTLFANVLVVL